Proteins encoded by one window of Chryseobacterium sp. POL2:
- a CDS encoding phosphatase PAP2 family protein — protein sequence MVLYNIIAELPKTQSYKISETETFTYQKPRIWDLVNKIPTNVVGTAKDVVSKEVYPYSLGALGLTLAMLPADPWVIKNSRSFGNDLGLSEDHYYKDLGPLKIIPGNANSAFYFLGNGMTVVLLSGGMLTYGLIDNDYRAMSTSLQLLESIAISGLFSQPIKRLTGRESPFVTINEGRQHSAWKFAPSFKTYQNDTSRYDAMPSGHLMTAMSALTVLTENYPEKKWIKPIGYSLLGLLAFEMMQSEVHWASDYPIAILLGYIIGKNIAKSRITKSSDKNIANKPKKYKLQLTAAQVYEYKTLGLSIKF from the coding sequence ATTGTTCTCTATAATATAATTGCAGAATTACCCAAAACACAATCTTACAAAATCTCAGAAACCGAAACCTTTACTTATCAAAAACCAAGAATCTGGGACTTGGTTAACAAAATCCCGACTAACGTTGTAGGAACTGCCAAAGATGTCGTTTCAAAAGAAGTTTACCCTTATTCATTAGGTGCGTTAGGTTTAACACTCGCTATGTTACCTGCAGATCCTTGGGTTATTAAAAATAGTCGCAGTTTTGGCAATGATTTGGGATTATCAGAAGATCATTATTACAAAGATTTAGGCCCTTTAAAAATTATTCCAGGAAATGCTAACTCCGCATTTTATTTTTTAGGAAACGGAATGACCGTGGTACTTTTATCTGGCGGAATGCTAACTTATGGACTTATTGACAACGACTATCGTGCGATGAGCACATCATTACAATTGCTAGAAAGTATTGCTATTTCGGGATTATTTTCTCAACCTATAAAAAGATTAACAGGACGCGAAAGTCCTTTTGTTACCATTAATGAAGGTCGTCAACACAGCGCTTGGAAATTTGCGCCCAGTTTTAAAACCTATCAAAATGACACTTCCCGATATGACGCTATGCCCTCTGGACACCTAATGACCGCCATGTCTGCGTTAACCGTATTAACAGAAAACTATCCCGAAAAAAAATGGATAAAACCTATAGGATACTCACTTTTAGGACTTTTAGCTTTTGAGATGATGCAAAGCGAAGTCCACTGGGCATCCGACTATCCTATCGCAATTTTGTTGGGTTACATTATTGGTAAAAATATTGCAAAATCCAGAATTACAAAATCTTCTGATAAAAATATCGCTAACAAACCTAAAAAATACAAACTTCAGTTAACCGCAGCACAAGTTTACGAATACAAAACACTAGGATTAAGTATTAAATTTTAA
- the abc-f gene encoding ribosomal protection-like ABC-F family protein: MISVQGLGLHHSGSYLFRDVNFTIKKDDKVGLVGKNGAGKSTLLKMLSGEINFYEGNVVPDGNITIGFLKQDLDFVKGRTVWDETMQAFEQINAWKAELDNVNHQLATRTDYESDDYSNIIQKMTELNDLLMNHDAYNLEGDVEKVLFGLGFKADDFQKITDEFSGGWRMRIELAKLLLQKNDLMLLDEPTNHLDMESIVWLENFLKDYNGAIVLVSHDKQFMTAVCNRTFDINNKKVDDYKANYTKYLVMRAERREKLTQAKKNQDAEIKQMEDNINKFRASATKASFAQSLIKKLEKIERIEIDNDDVSKFNIRFVQSVVPGKVVFEADKLGKSYGNKKVFDDVDFFIQRGDRIALLGQNGQGKTTLAKILADDIKDYSGSWTLGHNVNIGYFAQNQEEVLTPDKTVLQEAEDAATEETRPRVRDLLGSFLFQGEDVNKKTKVLSGGERNRLALCKLLLRPFNTLIMDEPTNHLDIQSKEIIKLALQKFEGTLIVISHDREFLQGLCDKIFEFRDGKMKEFLGNIDEYLEFRQKESIREVSIEKAKLHGEVQKAVEEKKAEEKPIATENSTNNAFVSKEQKAILNKIKKVEERISELEERIATFETQFTKENPSDDTLEKYNKTKEDLDVALQEWEYLSEQTS; the protein is encoded by the coding sequence ATGATTTCAGTACAAGGTTTAGGACTTCATCATTCGGGAAGTTATCTTTTTAGAGATGTCAATTTTACGATCAAAAAAGATGACAAAGTCGGATTGGTTGGGAAAAATGGCGCTGGGAAATCTACGCTTCTCAAAATGCTTTCTGGAGAAATTAATTTCTACGAAGGCAACGTTGTACCCGATGGTAACATTACAATTGGCTTCCTAAAACAAGACCTTGATTTTGTAAAAGGCAGAACCGTTTGGGACGAAACCATGCAGGCTTTTGAACAAATCAACGCGTGGAAAGCAGAACTGGATAACGTTAACCACCAACTGGCAACCAGAACTGATTACGAAAGCGATGACTATTCCAATATCATTCAAAAAATGACGGAACTCAATGATCTGTTGATGAATCATGATGCTTATAATTTGGAAGGCGATGTGGAGAAAGTATTGTTTGGTTTAGGTTTTAAAGCTGACGATTTTCAAAAAATCACCGACGAATTTTCTGGTGGCTGGCGCATGAGAATAGAACTCGCAAAACTTCTTTTACAAAAAAATGATTTGATGCTTCTCGATGAGCCTACCAACCACTTGGACATGGAATCTATCGTATGGCTCGAAAATTTCCTTAAAGATTACAATGGCGCCATTGTATTGGTAAGTCACGACAAACAGTTTATGACTGCTGTCTGCAACAGAACTTTTGACATCAACAACAAAAAAGTTGACGACTACAAAGCCAACTATACCAAATATCTTGTGATGCGTGCAGAACGTCGCGAAAAGCTAACACAAGCTAAGAAAAATCAAGATGCCGAAATCAAGCAGATGGAAGATAACATCAACAAGTTCCGTGCTAGTGCGACAAAAGCTTCTTTCGCGCAATCTTTGATTAAAAAATTAGAAAAAATAGAACGCATCGAAATTGATAACGATGACGTATCGAAATTCAATATCCGATTTGTACAATCTGTTGTTCCGGGAAAGGTGGTTTTCGAAGCCGATAAACTAGGAAAATCTTATGGCAACAAAAAGGTTTTTGATGATGTCGATTTCTTTATACAACGTGGCGATCGTATCGCTTTGTTGGGACAGAATGGTCAAGGCAAAACCACTTTAGCAAAAATCTTGGCAGACGATATTAAAGATTATTCGGGATCGTGGACACTCGGTCACAATGTTAACATTGGCTATTTTGCTCAGAATCAAGAAGAAGTTTTAACACCTGACAAAACGGTTTTACAAGAAGCAGAAGATGCCGCAACCGAAGAAACCAGACCTAGAGTTCGTGATTTGCTAGGATCTTTCTTGTTCCAAGGTGAAGATGTTAACAAGAAAACCAAAGTCCTTTCTGGTGGAGAACGTAACCGTCTGGCACTTTGCAAATTGTTGCTACGTCCGTTCAATACGTTGATTATGGATGAGCCTACAAACCACTTGGACATTCAGTCAAAGGAAATTATCAAATTGGCTTTACAGAAATTCGAAGGGACTTTGATTGTTATTTCTCACGACCGTGAATTTTTACAAGGACTTTGTGATAAAATTTTTGAATTCCGTGATGGAAAAATGAAAGAATTCTTAGGAAACATTGATGAATACCTAGAATTCCGTCAAAAAGAAAGCATTCGCGAAGTTTCTATTGAAAAGGCAAAACTTCATGGTGAAGTCCAAAAAGCTGTTGAAGAAAAAAAAGCCGAGGAAAAGCCAATCGCCACAGAAAATTCTACCAACAATGCTTTTGTGAGTAAAGAACAAAAAGCGATTTTAAATAAAATTAAAAAAGTTGAAGAACGCATTTCTGAACTTGAGGAAAGGATTGCAACATTTGAAACTCAGTTTACTAAAGAAAACCCTAGTGACGACACTTTAGAAAAATATAACAAAACAAAAGAAGATCTTGACGTAGCCCTACAAGAATGGGAATATCTGTCCGAGCAGACTTCATAA
- a CDS encoding deoxyhypusine synthase family protein, with amino-acid sequence MSNRPISEFLEKYYLHFNAAALVDASKGYVAHLKDGGKMMITLAGAMSTAEMGKILAEMIRQGKVDIISCTGANLEEDVMNLVAHSHYKRVPNYRDLTPEQERELLDQHYNRVTDTCIPEEEAFRRLQTHLEDVWHAAEEKGERYFPHEFLYQVVNSGVLEQYYEIDPKDSWIVAAAEKNLPIVCPGWEDSTTGNIFTSNVIKGNLNVHTVKSGIEYMIYLTEWYRANSGGKGVGFFQIGGGIAGDFPICVVPMMYQDLEWEDVPFWSYFCQISDSTTSYGSYSGAVPNEKITWGKLDIDTPKYIVESDATICAPLMFTYILENS; translated from the coding sequence ATGAGCAATAGACCAATTTCAGAATTTCTTGAAAAGTACTATTTACACTTTAACGCTGCTGCTTTGGTAGATGCGTCTAAAGGTTATGTTGCCCACCTAAAAGATGGCGGGAAAATGATGATTACTCTTGCTGGTGCAATGTCTACCGCAGAAATGGGTAAAATTTTGGCAGAAATGATCCGTCAGGGAAAAGTAGATATTATCTCTTGTACAGGGGCAAACCTTGAAGAAGATGTAATGAACTTGGTGGCGCATTCACATTATAAAAGAGTTCCTAACTATAGAGATTTAACGCCTGAGCAGGAAAGAGAATTGCTAGATCAGCATTATAATAGAGTAACCGATACTTGTATTCCGGAAGAAGAAGCTTTCAGAAGATTGCAAACGCATTTGGAAGATGTTTGGCATGCGGCGGAAGAAAAAGGAGAAAGATATTTCCCACACGAATTCTTGTATCAAGTAGTAAACTCTGGAGTTCTAGAGCAGTATTACGAAATAGATCCTAAAGATTCTTGGATTGTAGCGGCGGCTGAAAAAAACTTGCCTATCGTTTGTCCAGGTTGGGAAGATTCTACAACAGGAAACATTTTCACCTCTAACGTTATCAAAGGAAACTTAAATGTTCACACCGTAAAATCAGGTATCGAATACATGATTTATTTAACGGAATGGTACAGGGCCAATTCAGGTGGAAAAGGCGTTGGTTTCTTCCAAATTGGTGGCGGTATCGCTGGAGATTTCCCAATTTGTGTAGTTCCAATGATGTATCAAGATTTAGAGTGGGAAGACGTTCCTTTCTGGTCGTATTTCTGTCAGATTTCCGATTCTACAACGTCTTACGGTTCGTATTCAGGAGCGGTTCCGAACGAGAAAATCACTTGGGGAAAACTAGATATCGATACACCTAAATATATTGTGGAATCAGATGCAACCATCTGTGCACCATTGATGTTTACTTATATTTTAGAAAATTCTTAA
- a CDS encoding DUF493 family protein translates to MAEIINSNHKSPDEFYKSLHEKLTDHHNFPEEYLYKFIIPSDSGKITEILKVFDGLKFTFSNRESKNGNYTACTIQCFVLDADQVINIYKKVAEIEGVVML, encoded by the coding sequence ATGGCAGAAATTATCAATAGCAATCATAAAAGTCCTGATGAATTTTATAAATCGCTTCATGAGAAATTGACAGATCATCATAATTTCCCTGAAGAATATTTGTACAAATTTATCATTCCTAGTGATTCTGGAAAGATTACAGAAATTCTGAAAGTCTTTGACGGTCTCAAATTCACTTTTAGTAACCGCGAAAGCAAAAACGGAAACTATACAGCTTGTACGATACAATGTTTTGTACTAGACGCAGACCAAGTTATCAACATTTATAAAAAAGTTGCCGAAATAGAAGGTGTTGTAATGCTTTAA
- a CDS encoding alpha/beta hydrolase family protein: MSLEINKNIILKNPETKAFLADAYFPKGESNLPLLIFVHGYKGYKDWGAWELMVQKIAEAGFYVVKFNFSYNGTTLEDTTNFADLEAFGHNNYSKEMSDLKVVIDYFLQQKEVDPERLALMAHSRGNGNIAIQASEDSRVKALVGLAGISDYGSRFPSAEVIEDIKKAGVVYIENQRTKQQMPHYFQFFEDFKQHENRFNIERAVRSLEIPYLIIHGSADDTVNVKEAEQLQEWSKQSELIIIEDADHGFGSSEPWTKSQMPEDMALATEETIGFLRNILN, from the coding sequence ATGTCATTAGAAATAAATAAGAATATTATCCTTAAAAATCCCGAAACTAAAGCCTTTTTGGCAGATGCTTATTTCCCAAAAGGAGAAAGCAATTTGCCATTGCTAATTTTTGTACATGGCTACAAAGGTTACAAAGATTGGGGCGCTTGGGAATTGATGGTTCAAAAAATTGCAGAAGCTGGATTTTATGTCGTTAAATTTAATTTTTCTTACAACGGAACCACTTTAGAAGATACAACGAATTTTGCTGATTTGGAAGCTTTCGGACACAATAATTATTCTAAAGAAATGTCTGATCTTAAAGTGGTTATCGATTATTTTCTACAACAAAAAGAAGTTGATCCAGAGCGCTTGGCTTTAATGGCACATAGCCGAGGCAATGGAAATATTGCCATCCAAGCGAGTGAGGATTCTCGCGTAAAAGCCTTAGTCGGTTTGGCAGGTATTTCAGATTATGGCTCGCGTTTTCCGTCTGCTGAAGTCATTGAAGATATCAAAAAAGCAGGTGTGGTGTATATCGAAAATCAAAGAACCAAACAACAGATGCCGCATTATTTTCAATTTTTTGAAGATTTTAAACAACACGAAAATCGTTTTAATATCGAAAGAGCTGTCAGAAGTTTAGAAATTCCATATTTGATTATCCATGGCTCGGCGGACGATACGGTGAATGTTAAAGAAGCAGAACAACTGCAAGAGTGGTCCAAACAATCGGAATTAATTATTATTGAAGATGCAGATCATGGTTTTGGAAGTTCTGAGCCTTGGACAAAATCTCAAATGCCAGAAGATATGGCTTTAGCAACAGAAGAAACGATTGGGTTTTTAAGAAATATTTTAAATTGA
- a CDS encoding DUF4197 family protein, translated as MRHKFIITATLGTIAIAGVSQSCVALATSSIGLSIIKRILVGGISSGLSTFKDKNAFLSNNLIDQAMPSQLRSINATLSGLGLSSLVQKEKEYIAEAAAFTSNLAEPILINGVNSLTTNDAERIAQGGSGIATQILREKTESQLIATLAPKVDEKLNEYGIIKTINTALKGNNLLGNLFGGNSSSNNNASMISNLATQQMVNGLFALISNYEKQNADVLNNAFKK; from the coding sequence ATGAGACATAAATTTATCATCACAGCAACACTTGGCACCATTGCGATTGCAGGCGTTAGCCAATCTTGCGTGGCTTTGGCAACCTCAAGTATTGGACTTTCTATCATCAAGAGAATATTGGTTGGCGGAATTTCTAGCGGATTATCAACTTTTAAAGATAAAAATGCATTTTTGTCTAATAATCTTATCGACCAAGCTATGCCTTCGCAGTTGAGAAGTATCAACGCTACATTGAGTGGTCTTGGACTTTCCAGCTTGGTACAAAAAGAAAAAGAATATATTGCTGAAGCTGCGGCATTCACCTCAAATCTTGCAGAACCGATTTTGATAAATGGTGTTAATAGTCTTACCACGAACGATGCCGAAAGAATTGCGCAAGGCGGCTCTGGCATTGCAACTCAGATTTTGAGAGAGAAAACAGAATCCCAACTTATCGCCACATTAGCGCCGAAAGTTGATGAAAAACTTAACGAATACGGCATTATTAAAACTATAAATACCGCTTTGAAAGGCAATAATCTATTAGGAAATCTTTTCGGTGGAAATTCTAGTAGCAATAATAACGCAAGCATGATAAGTAATTTAGCAACACAACAAATGGTAAATGGACTTTTCGCGTTAATTTCTAATTATGAAAAACAAAATGCAGATGTCTTGAACAATGCTTTTAAAAAATAA
- a CDS encoding helix-turn-helix transcriptional regulator has protein sequence MNAFISIIFRCTKDIANSLIPEHLKYLYGGSMNKIFQSDFVSLDYLLSQHSDLFLLDSINKRIFITNSFSKIIKHDILINVQLYIIIVIVLILIIVFQYKKNKELKSKLQQFDHDLQNRNTKMALQDIIQLAKKNDASFLTHFADLYPNFRCNLKTINPKLEQSELVFCSMIKLNFSSKEIAQCLVIQHTSVQRRKNRIRKKFFIPNDVNIYEFFSEM, from the coding sequence ATGAACGCTTTTATTTCTATCATCTTTCGATGCACAAAAGACATCGCGAATAGTCTTATTCCTGAACATTTAAAATATTTATATGGCGGAAGCATGAATAAGATTTTCCAATCGGATTTTGTATCTCTCGATTATTTATTATCCCAACACTCAGATTTGTTTTTATTAGACTCTATTAACAAAAGAATATTTATAACAAATTCTTTTTCTAAAATTATTAAACATGATATTCTTATAAATGTTCAATTATATATTATTATTGTTATTGTTTTAATACTGATAATAGTTTTTCAGTATAAAAAAAATAAAGAATTAAAAAGCAAGCTTCAACAATTCGATCATGATTTACAAAACCGAAATACGAAGATGGCATTGCAAGATATAATACAATTAGCAAAAAAGAATGACGCTTCATTTTTGACACATTTTGCTGATTTGTATCCTAATTTTAGATGTAATTTAAAAACTATTAATCCTAAGTTGGAACAGTCTGAACTGGTTTTTTGTTCCATGATTAAGTTGAATTTTAGTTCAAAAGAAATTGCACAATGTTTAGTGATTCAACATACTTCCGTCCAACGAAGAAAAAACAGAATTAGGAAAAAATTTTTTATTCCAAATGATGTTAATATTTACGAATTCTTTTCAGAAATGTAA
- a CDS encoding Dps family protein, whose protein sequence is MKNSIGIEAKQIKDNTKILSVLLADEHILYTKTRNAHWNVEGTDFHSMHVFFESQYDELAEVIDEVAERIRQLGQSAPATLKEFLQLSRLTEKKIAKNDSQNFIKALLEDQESIIKYIRDAVAKMEDSKDFGTEDFLVGLLEKHEKMAWMLRAHLVK, encoded by the coding sequence ATGAAAAATTCAATCGGAATCGAAGCAAAACAGATTAAAGATAATACGAAAATCTTGTCCGTACTTTTGGCAGACGAACATATTTTGTACACCAAAACCAGAAATGCACATTGGAATGTCGAAGGCACAGATTTTCACAGTATGCATGTTTTTTTTGAAAGTCAATATGATGAGTTGGCGGAAGTAATTGATGAGGTTGCAGAACGCATTCGTCAATTGGGACAATCGGCGCCAGCAACTTTGAAAGAATTTTTGCAACTCAGTCGATTAACAGAGAAAAAAATTGCTAAAAACGATAGTCAAAATTTTATAAAAGCTTTGTTAGAAGATCAAGAATCCATCATCAAATACATTCGTGATGCTGTTGCGAAAATGGAAGATTCCAAAGATTTCGGAACCGAAGATTTCTTGGTTGGACTTTTAGAAAAACACGAAAAAATGGCTTGGATGCTTCGCGCACATCTAGTAAAATAA
- a CDS encoding S9 family peptidase, which yields MKFLKYSLLALSISSLAFAQEQKFTMAEAVNGMRSTLAPKSISQFSWSEDGQSYIQSVKNAYLATDLKTKKQDTLISLFQLNQHLGTKKLKALPRINFIGNDSAYFVANNEITWLKKTGKNWTIAEKTTMPENKENFQLLADNKNFVYTKDNNLFLNKNGKEIAITNDQNKDIVNGQAVHRNEFGIKGGIFPAPNSELVAFYKMDQSMVKDYPIIDWSVTPAVNKNIKYPMAGQKSHEVTLGIFNIKNNSTTFLKIDGDKEQYLTAVSWSPDSKYIFVAVLNRGQNDMKLNQYDASTGNFIKTLFEEKGDKYVEPQNPMLFLPGSNKDFIWQSQRTGYNHLYLYNIDKGLVSQLTNGDWLVTEILGFNEKQKDIYFVSTKETALERHLYRVNWQNQKIEKLSKDKGMHQAILSKDGSMLYDIYANATTPRVANIIHTNNLKSENILTSENPLKNYKRPEIKNVTLKADDGTDLYAKIILPTDFDPNKKYPTIVYLYNGPHLQLVTNSFPASGNLWYEYMAQNGYIIFTMDGRGSSNRGLKFEQAVFRNLGETEMNDQLKGVDYLKSLPYVDAQNMGIHGWSFGGFMTTSFMLKHPDVFKAGVAGGPVIDWNMYEIMYTERYMDTPQENPEGYAKANLLDKVQNLKGKLLMIHGAQDDVVVWQHSMKFLKAAVDNGVQLDYFVYPGHEHNVIGKDRVHLMQKVTDYFDQHLKK from the coding sequence ATGAAATTTTTAAAATACTCTTTGCTTGCTTTATCAATTAGCAGCTTGGCTTTTGCACAGGAACAAAAATTTACCATGGCGGAAGCGGTTAATGGCATGCGAAGCACTTTAGCTCCTAAAAGCATTTCTCAATTTTCGTGGTCAGAAGATGGACAATCCTACATCCAATCTGTGAAAAATGCTTATTTAGCCACAGATTTGAAAACGAAAAAACAAGACACTTTAATTTCGTTGTTTCAACTGAATCAACATCTTGGTACAAAAAAATTAAAAGCACTTCCTAGAATTAATTTTATTGGAAATGACAGCGCTTATTTTGTGGCAAATAATGAAATAACTTGGTTGAAAAAAACTGGAAAAAACTGGACGATTGCCGAAAAAACTACGATGCCAGAAAACAAAGAAAATTTTCAACTTTTAGCAGACAACAAAAACTTCGTTTATACCAAAGACAATAACTTGTTTTTAAACAAAAACGGAAAAGAAATCGCCATTACCAACGACCAAAACAAAGATATTGTGAATGGCCAAGCGGTCCACAGAAACGAATTTGGAATAAAAGGCGGAATCTTTCCTGCACCTAATTCGGAATTGGTGGCTTTCTACAAAATGGACCAAAGCATGGTGAAAGATTATCCCATTATCGATTGGTCTGTAACACCCGCTGTCAACAAGAATATCAAATATCCAATGGCTGGGCAAAAGTCACACGAAGTAACTTTGGGTATTTTCAACATCAAAAACAATTCGACAACATTTTTAAAAATTGATGGTGATAAAGAACAATATTTAACAGCTGTGTCGTGGAGTCCAGATTCCAAATATATTTTCGTAGCCGTTCTTAATCGCGGTCAAAACGACATGAAGTTGAATCAGTATGATGCTTCAACTGGTAATTTCATAAAAACTTTATTCGAAGAAAAAGGTGACAAATATGTAGAACCGCAAAATCCAATGCTTTTTTTACCAGGTTCTAATAAGGATTTTATTTGGCAAAGTCAAAGAACGGGTTATAACCATTTATACCTTTACAATATAGATAAAGGATTGGTTTCACAATTGACAAATGGCGATTGGTTGGTAACCGAAATTCTTGGTTTTAATGAAAAACAAAAAGACATCTATTTTGTTTCTACTAAAGAAACGGCTTTGGAAAGACATCTTTATCGGGTGAATTGGCAAAACCAAAAAATCGAAAAATTGTCAAAAGATAAAGGTATGCACCAAGCAATCCTTTCAAAAGACGGATCCATGCTATATGATATTTACGCCAATGCGACAACGCCAAGAGTTGCCAACATCATCCATACCAATAACTTGAAGTCTGAGAATATTTTAACATCAGAAAATCCATTAAAAAATTACAAACGTCCCGAAATTAAAAACGTGACATTAAAAGCTGATGATGGCACAGATCTTTATGCAAAAATCATCTTACCAACCGATTTTGATCCCAACAAAAAATATCCGACAATTGTCTATCTGTACAACGGCCCACACTTGCAATTGGTGACCAATTCTTTCCCAGCTTCTGGCAACCTTTGGTACGAATATATGGCACAAAACGGCTATATCATCTTCACAATGGATGGTCGCGGATCGTCTAACCGTGGACTAAAATTTGAGCAAGCTGTGTTTAGAAATTTAGGAGAAACAGAAATGAACGACCAACTAAAAGGTGTGGATTATCTAAAATCGCTTCCTTATGTGGATGCACAAAATATGGGAATTCACGGCTGGAGTTTCGGCGGTTTTATGACAACCTCATTTATGTTGAAACATCCAGATGTCTTCAAAGCTGGCGTTGCTGGCGGCCCCGTTATCGACTGGAACATGTACGAAATAATGTACACAGAACGTTATATGGACACGCCACAAGAGAATCCGGAAGGTTACGCCAAAGCCAATCTTTTGGACAAAGTTCAGAATCTTAAAGGCAAATTATTAATGATACATGGTGCACAAGACGACGTGGTGGTTTGGCAACATTCTATGAAGTTTTTAAAAGCAGCTGTGGACAATGGCGTACAACTGGATTATTTTGTTTATCCTGGCCACGAGCACAATGTTATCGGCAAAGACCGCGTTCATCTGATGCAAAAAGTCACCGATTATTTTGACCAACATTTGAAAAAATAA
- a CDS encoding DUF5715 family protein produces MKRYIFACLFFLTHFYFSQNNKTLECYDLKKILKVEATPLYQPHLDASKKFKIKLLKDTKDVNKYNDKGKLPKVKLSAKGYKVQKLDYSRPYLVTKAKTTLEKIGARFSKENNGAKITITSITRTLEDQCKLRKVNSNASLGISSHNYGNSFDISYVRFNGKLAHNSKLDAALLKVLKYYENLGRIYFIKEKQQSCYHVTVRNY; encoded by the coding sequence ATGAAACGATATATTTTCGCTTGTTTATTTTTTTTAACCCATTTTTATTTTAGTCAAAACAACAAAACTTTAGAATGTTACGATCTTAAAAAAATTCTAAAAGTTGAGGCAACACCTCTGTATCAGCCACATTTGGACGCCTCGAAGAAATTTAAAATTAAACTTCTAAAAGACACCAAAGATGTTAACAAATATAATGACAAAGGAAAACTTCCAAAAGTAAAACTAAGCGCAAAAGGTTACAAAGTTCAAAAACTGGATTACAGCAGACCTTATCTTGTGACCAAAGCAAAAACCACTTTAGAAAAGATCGGTGCGCGATTTAGCAAAGAAAATAATGGTGCGAAAATTACCATCACCTCTATCACAAGAACTTTGGAGGACCAATGCAAACTTAGAAAAGTCAATTCCAATGCTTCTCTTGGGATAAGCTCTCACAACTACGGAAATTCATTTGATATTTCTTATGTTCGCTTCAATGGAAAGCTCGCCCACAACTCAAAACTAGACGCCGCGCTTCTTAAGGTTTTAAAATATTATGAAAACCTAGGAAGAATATATTTCATCAAAGAAAAACAGCAAAGCTGCTACCATGTGACCGTACGAAACTATTAA
- a CDS encoding M28 family peptidase gives MKKITALLLACSASLIFAQSISENRIKEIVTTLSSDDMKGRKVGTPENEKAAEYIAEQFKKNKLDYCYGQSYLVPFHYKDEMYFNVCAIKKGKTDKLIAFGAHFDHIGEKKSGDDNIYNGADDNASGTSAVIALSDYYKDRNDEYSYMFLGFNAEEIGLVGSRNLADNGEFKKYLPNINALFNFEMIGTKSEFGANKMFMTGDNVSDLDELMNVNAVDDFKIVADPYLSQGLFYRSDNASFVKKNVVAHSFSTVDMNHQNHYHKVNDDISVIDFKNLTQLVNSFAKTLDNTLKKDFKPRYNDQLKK, from the coding sequence ATGAAAAAAATAACTGCACTATTATTGGCTTGTTCCGCAAGTTTGATATTCGCTCAATCCATTTCTGAAAATCGAATTAAAGAAATTGTCACCACTTTATCCTCGGATGACATGAAAGGTCGAAAAGTCGGAACGCCTGAAAACGAAAAAGCGGCTGAATATATTGCTGAGCAATTCAAAAAGAACAAATTGGATTACTGTTATGGACAATCGTATTTGGTTCCTTTTCATTACAAAGACGAAATGTATTTTAACGTTTGCGCTATCAAGAAAGGAAAAACAGATAAGCTTATCGCATTCGGAGCGCACTTTGACCACATCGGAGAAAAAAAATCTGGCGATGACAACATCTATAATGGTGCCGATGATAATGCTAGCGGAACCTCTGCGGTAATCGCACTTTCGGATTATTACAAAGACCGAAACGATGAGTATTCTTATATGTTTTTAGGCTTCAATGCTGAAGAAATTGGATTGGTAGGTTCTCGCAATCTCGCAGATAATGGTGAATTCAAAAAATACCTCCCGAACATTAACGCGCTTTTTAACTTCGAAATGATTGGTACCAAGTCAGAATTTGGTGCTAACAAAATGTTTATGACGGGCGATAACGTTTCAGATTTAGACGAATTGATGAATGTTAATGCAGTTGATGATTTTAAAATCGTTGCCGATCCTTATCTTAGTCAAGGTTTGTTCTACCGTTCGGACAATGCTTCTTTTGTAAAGAAAAATGTCGTGGCACACTCGTTTTCTACAGTCGATATGAACCATCAAAACCATTATCACAAAGTGAATGACGATATTTCTGTCATTGATTTTAAAAACCTAACACAACTGGTGAATAGTTTTGCAAAAACGCTTGACAATACTTTGAAAAAAGATTTTAAGCCTAGGTATAACGATCAACTTAAAAAATAA